In a single window of the Hippocampus zosterae strain Florida chromosome 6, ASM2543408v3, whole genome shotgun sequence genome:
- the cabin1 gene encoding calcineurin-binding protein cabin-1 isoform X3, whose translation MIRIAALNAASTAADESQDPLRSKKSRTKEAQEAEAFALYHKALDLQKHDKFEESAVAYHELLKTPLLKEAMPSEDQSLGLKHPGLMLKYSTFKNLASMAASREDLETAMEFYLEAVLLDSTDVNMWYKIGQVAVRLLRIPLARHAFEEGLQCNPDHWPCLDNLITVLYALYDYTWCLYFISKALEKDHCYTKGLVLKEKIFEEQASLKRETMQMFKRCDMSVHYVEVEEEGSKSIVEEALDLRKRRQALSYTEPTPDLVLIKPIRCLTWKHVGESLIAMYSYQTTCGPPRLSLGRRIDLSVYRERSFFQNLPEPTSPISTVQTTVLSSSPSSSLPPTVLPEPSALSQPAIQPQITIVETLTASPSVVAAMDISLIDKAKKAPKRKRAVEDNVETAKRRSARVRNTKCKKEEKIDFQELLFKYLPSRLRKFDPDNEDESLSNLEPQCNGKDDMQPRLGSCVPVDAVNLMESEQQDVHNFLLQNMTNGGILDLMLCYLKAVGQKFMEEWPPGMTAVVQEVYQAWRKHSCGLPNPLFRDCSKQHIREMLEMSLACMELQLEQWLHNKGKTVTSRRSSSSCNDTAENEFPGQHFQADVLLLALGSSQKDLFDDNWLDFMVRVYWLKARSLALQGDMELALESYDVCTGLLQSKSKPPEGRYYTIRLPNLRVDSAISIEEIDKRLKSLERCQSLEEIQHLFESADFESVVRLLQPTLNYGSRSKHLEFVSSAPERPAQLLLLQRSLLRLQDYQQCLETSEMALNEALQQFNSSASSSPPVKEEWVCTITKLLEGIDVCFTKDSELLSNLTHFSSMARLANNLIQLIDLSMTISDDPKEPYFFSVLPWIILYHIIKHEEAAFNAMLQQHMSVGDEEDDSDSPMLPSSLMLLNTAHEYLGRRSMCCCSDGSLLKFFVRVLEKEFATTDSANNICHAYKEELEMALEQCFFCLYAYPSKKSKARFLEDHSSPQVELLWGDALFMFHYFKPKSLPEFDSYKTSTVSADLANLLRRFAGIAPPSETPTLTMDEVAAYIEGLTKKTPSLPEGSLPPPPIINEVYYLLADYHFKNKEQSKAIKFYMHDICVCPNRFDSWAGMALARASRIQEKLNSNELKSDVPIWKHSQAVLNCFKRALEIDGSNLSLWIEYGTISYALHSFASRQLKQWRDELPPEVVKQMEDRRESMLETASQCFQGASQCEGDSDEEEWLIHYMQGKIAEKRKLTPVEYLKLYKKAAHFLHEEAARYPRKIHYHNPPDLAMEALELHFRLSATILKLLQTNEPNLDHEVLFSLLVEAATGPFAKGEEKSMPSIPRSTEKEKSTSVIDEDLNSSSVGVGNVLSSSLPSVATPGVTSPLYVATPFDHDYAKRKTLRRQQWQQQRHEEQQADERSQDSEVVMLSDSNSTQDAFTDPTSSQDSSHKPACGKVSTSSSSESTTPVKEGQPASDNTESHGDQTVQQTEENLVEEIVEMVVVTLPEASIPQISANVCLPPVLVPATPPKAATSQQPASQTPASEGKKKPEPPAEVIEVPKALPAEHADQKKMLVEMCVRSLFLCLGRFPQHYKSLYRLAFFYTNSKTHQNLQWARDVLLGSSVPWQQQKHMPAQGLFCERNKTNLFNGIWRIPVDEIDRPGSFASHMNRSIVLLLEVLSQLKDHDTLLKVSFMLQRTPDQGKKYLRDVDRQVLAKRAFFLNVKVLEDNLNSLSGVQLPKAATTSMGEMTTAAASSRPSSEDSKHALPKKGVLTEGTCTTDTGRKEGSLPQRPPLAPSADKDGKFENQPGKVEPVTSEGHRTGPEEPMDLESGHWRRPSTTTDTQDREAEAPVSLGTIEPQQKVSDSSRTSELSLEELSISSRQQQLQSSASKATLTASSPDQVLLRRPSRKRKLLEDVESGKTLLLDAYRVWQQGQKVMTYDLGRIEKIMSETYMLIKQVDEDVALDQAMKFCQIQLATSAQRQPICDAPTTPKYKEHRDLFFPASLPTPILLGHATCHPLSNQDGQAKVMFEPLSKLPRPQTSGFHDQQPQRRMACHPAAAAAALSFLQHTEEREELTEGLLYRQQESHLCQQMKLATVSQAREAAAAAGWYREETATCSSSGSSTQQCTDQQHYASTDLSKLPDPSRIRSRVPPNMPKLFIPSTVTKFPPEITVTPPTPTLLSPKGSISEETKQRLKNVILSSQSAATVKKDTLSQPCLEVQETSSQESSLESESDEEDDYMDI comes from the exons ATG attCGAATCGCGGCATTGAATGCCGCGTCGACAGCTGCAGATGAGTCTCAAGACCCGTTGAGAAGTAAAAAAAGTCGAACAAAAGAGGCTCAG GAGGCAGAGGCTTTTGCCTTGTATCATAAAGCTTTAGATCTACAGAAACATGACAAGTTTGAGGAATCCGCCGTGGCATATCATGAGTTGCTTAAAACGCCACTCCTCAAAGAG GCTATGCCCTCGGAGGATCAGAGCTTGGGTCTCAAGCATCCCGGATTGATGTTGAAGTATTCCACATTTAAAAACCTGGCTAGTATGGCTGCATCACGAGAAGACCTGGAGACAGCGATGGAGTTTTACTTAGAg GCCGTTTTGCTGGATTCCACTGATGTGAATATGTGGTACAAAATTGGACAAGTGGCTGTCCGACTCCTGCGTATTCCTTTGGCCCGGCATGCCTTTGAGGAGGGATTGCAGTGCAACCCAGACCACTGGCCCTGCCTGGACAACCTGATCACTGTTCTCTACGCACTCTATGATTATACCT GGTGCTTGTACTTCATCAGTAAAGCCCTTGAAAAGGATCATTGTTACACAAAAGGCCTGGTGTTGAAGGAGAAAATCTTTGAGGAGCAGGCCAGTCTCAAAAGGGAAACGATGCAAATGTTCAAGCGATG CGACATGTCTGTCCACTACGTCGAAGTGGAAGAAGAGGGGAGCAAATCCATTGTGGAAGAGGCTCTGGATTTACGAAAACGCAGACAGGCTCTCTCTTACACGGAACCAACCCCTGACCTTGTCTTGATCAAGCCTATCCGATGTCTGAC GTGGAAGCATGTGGGTGAAAGCCTTATTGCAATGTATAGCTATCAAACCACATGTGGGCCGCCACGGCTAAGTCTCGGGCGCAGGATTGACTTGTCTGTATACCGTGAACGAAGCTTCTTCCAAAACCTGCCTGAACCCACAAGTCCCATCAGCACAGTCCAGACGACGGTGTTGAGCAGCAGCCCCAGCTCATCTCTGCCACCGACTGTCCTTCCTGAGCCatcagcgctttcacaacctgCCATCCAACCACAAATCACGATTGTGGAAACACTCACAGCTTCTCCTTCTGTCG TTGCAGCCATGGACATTTCTCTGATAGACAAGGCAAAGAAAGCACCAAAAAGAAAACGTGCAGTAGAAGATAATGTTGAGACCGCTAAGAGACGTTCAGCACGGGTTCGGAACACTAAATgcaaaaaagaagagaagattGATTTTCAGGAATTGCTGTTTAAGTACCTTCCTTCAAG GTTAAGAAAGTTTGATCCTGATAATGAAGATGAAAGTCTGAGTAATCTTGAGCCACAGTGCAATGGGAAGGATGACATGCAGCCTCGACTTGGGAGCTGCGTTCCAGTTGATGCAGTTAATTTAATGGAATCTG aacAGCAGGATGTTCATAACTTCCTTCTTCAAAATATGACCAATGGAGGAATACTTGACCTGATGTTGTGCTATCTGAAAGCAGTGGGTCAGAAGTTCATGGAGGAATGGCCTCCGGGTATGACTGCTGTGGTGCAGGAGGTCTACCAGGCTTGGAGAAAGCACAGCTGTGGCCTTCCTAACCCTTTGTTTCGAGACTGCAGTAAGCAGCACATTCGG GAAATGTTGGAAATGAGCTTGGCATGTATGGAATTACAGTTGGAGCAATGGTTGCACAACAAAGGCAAGACTG TGACATCAAGAAGAAGCTCAAGTTCCTGCAATGACACAGCAGAAAACGAATTCCCTGGGCAACATTTCCAGGCGGACGTCTTGCTCCTGGCTTTAGGTTCATcccaaaaagatttgtttgacgACAACTGGTTAGACTTCATGGTGCGTGTTTACTGGCTGAAGGCTAGATCGCTTGCTCTCCAG GGAGACATGGAACTGGCTCTAGAGAGCTATGATGTCTGTACAGGACTGTTGCAGAGCAAATCCAAGCCCCCCGAAGGCAGATATTATACCATAAGACTGCCTAATTTAAGGGTAGATTCAGCAATATCTATTGAGGAG ATTGACAAAAGATTGAAGTCTTTGGAGCGCTGTCAGTCATTGGAGGAAATCCAGCATCTCTTTGAGTCTGCAGACTTTGAGTCGGTTGTGCGCTTGTTGCAGCCTACTCTTAATTACGGCAGCAGGAGTAAACATTTGGAGTTTGTTAGCTCAGCACCAGAACGTCCAGCTCAGCTTCTGCTGCTGCAG AGATCACTGTTGAGGCTCCAAGACTACCAGCAATGTCTAGAGACAAGTGAGATGGCTCTAAATGAAGCTCTGCAGCAGTTCAACTCTTCTGCAAGTAGCTCCCCACCTGTGAAGGAAGAATGGGTCTGCACCATTACGAAGCTGCTGGAGGGCATCGACGTCTGCTTTACCAAAGACTCAGAGCTCCTTAGCAACCTCACCCACTTCTCCAGTATGGCTCGGCTAGCAAACAATCTTATTCAG CTGATCGATCTTAGCATGACCATTTCCGACGATCCTAAAGAGCCTTATTTCTTCTCTGTGCTGCCTTGGATTATTTTATATCACATCATCAAACATGAAGAAGCGGCGTTTAATGCAATGCTTCAACAACATATGTCCGTCGGGGATGAGGAAG ATGACTCAGACTCTCCGATGCTGCCATCCTCCCTTATGCTTCTGAATACTGCTCATGAGTATCTTGGTCGTCGCTCCATGTGCTGCTGTTCAGATGGTTCACTCCTCAAGTTTTTC GTTCGAGTTTTGGAAAAAGAGTTTGCCACCACTGACTCTGCCAACAATATTTGTCATGCCTACAAAGAGGAGTTGGAGATGGCTTTAGAACAGTGCTTCTTCTGTCTATATGCCTATCCTAGTAAAAAGAGCAAGGCCCGCTTCCTTGAAGACCACTCCTCTCCACAG GTTGAGCTGCTTTGGGGTGATGCCCTTTTCATGTTCCATTATTTTAAACCAAAGTCACTGCCGGAGTTTGACAGCTACAAAACAAGCACCGTTTCTGCAGATTTAGCTAATCTGTTGAGGAGGTTTGCAGGAATCGCCCCCCCAAGTGAAACTCCTACTCTCACTATGGATGAGGTTGCAGCCTACATTGAGGGCCTGACAAAAAAG ACCCCAAGCCTTCCTGAGGGTAGTCTTCCACCCCCTCCAATCATTAATGAGGTCTACTACTTGCTGGCTGATTATCACTTCAAGAACAAGGAGCAGTCCAAAGCCATTAAGTTTTACATGCATGACATCTGTGTTTGTCCGAACAG GTTTGATTCCTGGGCAGGAATGGCCTTAGCTAGGGCCAGTCGTATTCAGGAGAAGCTCAACTCCAATGAGCTAAAAAGTGATGTACCCATATGGAAACACTCACAGGCTGTGCTCAACTGCTTTAAGCGGGCCCTAGAGATAGACGGCTCCAACCTGTCGCTCTGGATCGAGTATGGAACCATATCATATGCTTTGCACTCCTTTGCTTCACGTCAGCTAAAGCAGTGGCGTGATGAGCTTCCACCCGAGGTGGTAAAACAG ATGGAGGACAGGAGAGAATCCATGTTAGAGACTGCATCTCAGTGTTTCCAAGGAGCTTCCCAGTGTGAGGGGGACAGCGATGAAGAAGAGTGGCTCATCCATTACATGCAGGGCAAGATAGCAGAGAAACGCAAACTGACACCTGTGGAATATCTGAAGCTTTACAAAAAG GCAGCACACTTTCTGCATGAAGAGGCTGCCAGGTATCCTCGTAAAATCCATTATCACAATCCACCTGACCTGGCTATGGAGGCCCTGGAG TTACACTTCCGGCTTAGTGCCACCATTTTAAAGCTGCTGCAGACTAATGAGCCCAATCTGGACCATGAAGTCTTGTTCAGTTTACTGGTTGAAGCTGCGACAGGGCCCTTTGCCAAAGGGGAAGAGAAGAGTATGCCTAGCATACCAAGGTCTACTGAAAA GGAGAAATCTACCTCTGTGATAGATGAAGACCTTAATAGTTCCTCGGTAGGCGTAGGCAACGTCCTCAGCTCTTCCCTTCCATCAGTTGCCACTCCAGGTGTGACATCCCCTCTCTACGTCGCCACACCATTTGACCACGATTACGCCAAACGCAAAACTCTCCGACGGCAGCAgtggcagcagcagcggcatgAGGAACAGCAGGCTGATG AGCGCAGTCAGGACAGCGAGGTGGTAATGCTTTCTGACTCCAACTCCACCCAGGATGCTTTCACAGATCCAACAAGCTCACAAGACAGTAGTCACAAACCTGCCTGCGGGAAAGTCagtacatcatcatcatcggagAGCACAACGCCTGTGAAGGAAGGGCAGCCTGCGTCCGACAATACGG AGTCGCATGGCGATCAGACTGTCCAACAGACAGAGGAAAACCTGGTTGAGGAAATCGTGGAAATGGTGGTGGTGACCCTCCCTGAGGCTTCGATTCCCCAAATCTCTGCAAATGTCTGCCTCCCGCCTGTGCTTGTACCAGCCACTCCTCCGAAAGCAGCTACCTCTCAACAGCCTGCTTCTCAAACCCCAGCCAGCGAAGGCAAAAAGAAGCCAGAGCCACCCGCCGAGGTGATTGAGGTACCCAAGGCTCTGCCTGCAGAACATGCGGAccagaaaaaaatgctggtgGAAATGTGCGTCCGCTCTCTTTTCCTCTGCCTTGGGCGGTTTCCTCAACATTATAAGAGTCTCTACCGCCTGGCTTTCTTTTACACCAACAGCAAAACCCACCAG AACCTACAGTGGGCCCGAGATGTGTTGCTAGGAAGCAGTGTCCCATGGCAACAACAGAAGCACATGCCTGCACAAGGACTCTTCTGtgaaagaaacaagacaaaccTGTTCAAT GGCATCTGGCGTATTCCAGTAGATGAAATTGATCGCCCAGGAAGCTTTGCATCTCATATGAACCGATCCATTGTTCTCTTGTTGGAGGTGCTATCACAACTCAAGGATCACGACACCTTGCTGAAAGTGTCTTTCATGCTGCAGAGAACCCCTGACCAGGGAAA AAAATATTTACGCGATGTTGATCGCCAGGTTTTGGCCAAGAGGGCATTTTTCCTCAATGTAAAAGTCCTGGAGGACAATCTGAACAGTCTCAGTGGG GTGCAGCTTCCCAAAGCAGCGACCACCTCCATGGGGGAGATGACCACGGCGGCCGCATCCAGCAGGCCAAGTTCAGAGGACAGCAAACATGCGCTGCCCAAGAAGGGGGTGCTCACAGAAGGGACCTGTACCACTGACACTGGACGCAAGGAAGGCTCCCTACCACAACGTCCTCCACTCGCACCATCTGCAGATAAAGATGGCAAATTTGAGAATCAACCTGGAAAGGTGGAACCTGTTACGAGTGAAGGGCACAGAACAGGGCCAGAGGAGCCAATGGATTTGGAATCTGGCCATTGGAGGAGACCATCAACAACCACAGATACTCAAGACAGGGAAGCAGAGGCACCGGTCTCTCTGGGTACAATAGAGCCCCAGCAAAAAGTCTCTGACAGCAGCCGGACATCGGAGCTGTCTCTTGAAGAGCTAAGTATTAGTTCCAGGCAGCAACAGCTTCAGTCTTCGGCAAGCAAGGCCACTTTGACAGCTAGCAGCCCTGATCAAGTTTTACTTCGAAGGCCCAGCAGAAAAAGGAAACTTTTAGAGGATGTAGAGTCTGGAAAAACCCTCCTACTTGATGCCTACAGAGTTTGGCAACAAGGCCAGAAGGTTATGACCTATGACCTAGGTCGTATTGAAAAGATCATGTCAGAGACGTACATGCTCATAAAACAG GTTGATGAGGATGTGGCTCTGGACCAGGCTATGAAGTTTTGCCAGATACAGTTGGCTACTTCTGCCCAGCGACAG CCCATATGCGACGCGCCTACCACGCCTAAATACAAGGAGCACAGAGATCTCTTCTTCCCTGCCTCTCTGCCAACGCCGATTCTGCTCGGCCACGCCACCTGCCACCCATTGTCCAACCAGGACGGCCAAGCCAAAGTGATGTTTGAGCCCCTGAGCAAGTTACCCAGACCTCAAACGTCGGGCTTCCATGATCAGCAACCACAGAGGAGAATGGCTTGCCACCctgcggcagcagcagcagctttgtCCTTCTTACAACACACAG